The proteins below come from a single Vibrio natriegens NBRC 15636 = ATCC 14048 = DSM 759 genomic window:
- a CDS encoding DEAD/DEAH box helicase, producing MYTLRPYQADSVKAVIHYFRKHSTPAVIVLPTGAGKSLVIAELARLAKGRVLVMAHVKELVEQNHAKYEGYDLKGSVFSAGLGRKETDQQVVFASVQSVVRNLDAFKNQFSLLVIDECHRVPDDKNSSYQKVITHLRELNPGIKVLGLTATPYRLGMGWIYQYHTRGQVRTEEPRFFRDCIFELPIRYLLDENFLTPARMMDAPVLSYDFSQLKPANTGRYKEAEMDMVIDKAKRATPQIVEQIIQYAKDRHGVMIFAATVRHAQEIHGLLPEGQTAIVIGDTPTPERDAIIQAFKNREIKYLVNVSVLTTGFDAPHVDLIAILRPTESVSLYQQIVGRGLRLSEGKSECLVLDYAGNSYDLYQPEVGDSKPDSTSEIITIPCPACGFNNNFWGKLDSNGFLLEHFGRRCQGYFEDEDTGEREHCGYRFRAKYCGECGADNDIAARICHECDATLVDPDKKLKEALNLKDALIFECTEMDLSVFKSNDGKSQLKVTYSGEPYQGEGNALVHEFWSLTTKKQKQNFKDQFVRPHLADKHRPFEEASPTRVVANQHRFRLPQFVIARKSGRFWKLRDKIFDDELK from the coding sequence ATGTATACACTTCGTCCCTATCAAGCTGACTCTGTAAAAGCGGTCATTCATTACTTTCGTAAACACTCGACACCTGCCGTGATTGTGTTGCCAACTGGTGCGGGCAAAAGCCTGGTGATTGCCGAATTGGCTCGTCTGGCTAAAGGGCGAGTGTTAGTTATGGCGCATGTTAAAGAGCTGGTTGAGCAAAACCATGCCAAATACGAAGGGTACGATCTCAAAGGCTCGGTTTTTTCTGCTGGCCTTGGACGCAAAGAAACCGATCAGCAAGTTGTGTTCGCTTCTGTTCAGTCGGTGGTAAGAAACTTAGATGCCTTCAAAAACCAATTCTCGCTACTGGTTATCGACGAATGTCATCGCGTGCCAGACGATAAAAACAGCAGCTATCAGAAAGTGATTACTCATTTGCGTGAGTTGAACCCAGGGATTAAAGTTCTTGGTCTTACCGCCACCCCATATCGATTGGGCATGGGTTGGATTTACCAGTACCATACTCGCGGACAGGTTCGAACTGAAGAACCGCGCTTCTTCCGCGACTGCATCTTTGAATTACCAATTCGCTACTTGCTCGATGAAAACTTCCTGACGCCAGCGCGAATGATGGACGCGCCCGTTTTGTCTTATGACTTTTCGCAGTTAAAACCCGCCAATACCGGGCGCTACAAAGAAGCGGAAATGGACATGGTGATCGACAAAGCCAAACGTGCAACGCCGCAAATCGTCGAACAAATTATTCAATACGCAAAAGACCGACATGGTGTGATGATTTTTGCAGCCACGGTTCGTCACGCGCAGGAAATTCATGGTTTATTACCTGAAGGCCAAACCGCAATTGTCATCGGAGATACGCCAACACCGGAGCGTGACGCCATCATCCAAGCGTTTAAAAACCGCGAAATCAAGTATCTGGTTAACGTGTCGGTATTAACCACTGGATTTGATGCACCGCACGTTGATCTGATTGCCATTTTGCGTCCGACAGAATCAGTCAGTTTGTATCAGCAAATCGTCGGCCGCGGGCTACGTCTGTCCGAAGGTAAGTCAGAATGTTTGGTGCTTGATTACGCAGGCAACAGTTACGATTTGTATCAGCCAGAAGTTGGCGATTCCAAACCCGATTCCACCAGCGAAATCATTACCATTCCCTGCCCTGCTTGTGGTTTTAATAACAACTTCTGGGGCAAATTGGATAGCAATGGCTTTTTGCTCGAACACTTCGGCCGCCGTTGCCAGGGTTACTTCGAAGATGAAGACACGGGTGAACGCGAGCATTGCGGTTACCGATTCAGAGCGAAATATTGTGGGGAATGTGGTGCTGACAACGACATTGCTGCGCGCATCTGCCACGAATGTGACGCCACATTAGTCGATCCAGACAAAAAGTTGAAAGAAGCGCTTAACCTGAAAGACGCGTTGATATTCGAGTGCACTGAGATGGACTTGTCTGTCTTCAAATCTAATGACGGTAAGTCTCAGTTAAAAGTTACCTACTCGGGAGAACCATACCAAGGTGAAGGGAACGCGTTAGTTCATGAGTTTTGGTCTCTCACTACCAAAAAGCAAAAACAGAACTTCAAAGATCAATTTGTTCGTCCTCATCTCGCGGACAAGCATCGCCCGTTTGAAGAAGCGTCCCCGACTCGAGTCGTGGCAAATCAGCACCGATTTCGCTTACCGCAGTTTGTGATTGCCAGAAAGTCAGGGCGTTTTTGGAAACTGCGTGACAAAATTTTTGATGATGAACTGAAGTAG
- the rsuA gene encoding 16S rRNA pseudouridine(516) synthase RsuA: MRLDKYLCDALGATRKQATKIIKSGEVTVDGDIQKSGSFKVPEGAEVMWEDRVVAAPGPRYIMLYKPADFVCSHEDGFNQTAFMLLDEPKIENLHFAGRLDVDTTGLVLITDDGKWSHRITSPKHKCEKTYRVWLVDAIQPDYAEKLAEGIMLRNEQEATLPARLEIVNEAENELLLTIVEGKYHQVKRMFAALGNKVEYLHRERIGSIELDEALEPGDYRYLTQEEIDSIWN; the protein is encoded by the coding sequence ATGCGTTTAGATAAATATTTGTGTGACGCTCTGGGTGCGACGCGCAAGCAGGCGACAAAGATCATCAAAAGTGGCGAAGTGACCGTTGATGGTGACATTCAAAAAAGTGGATCATTCAAGGTGCCGGAAGGTGCGGAAGTCATGTGGGAAGACCGCGTAGTTGCTGCGCCGGGGCCACGTTACATTATGTTGTACAAACCTGCTGATTTCGTTTGTTCACATGAAGATGGCTTTAATCAAACCGCATTCATGTTGTTAGATGAGCCAAAAATCGAGAATCTACATTTTGCAGGTCGTCTGGACGTTGACACTACCGGTCTGGTGCTCATTACCGACGACGGTAAGTGGTCGCACCGCATTACTTCGCCAAAACACAAGTGTGAAAAAACCTACCGTGTTTGGCTAGTTGATGCTATTCAGCCTGATTATGCTGAGAAACTTGCCGAAGGCATCATGCTTCGTAATGAGCAGGAAGCGACGTTACCAGCGCGTTTAGAGATCGTGAATGAAGCTGAAAATGAGTTGTTGCTAACCATCGTTGAGGGCAAATATCACCAAGTGAAACGCATGTTTGCTGCGCTCGGTAACAAAGTTGAATATCTACATCGTGAACGCATTGGTTCTATCGAACTTGACGAAGCACTCGAACCGGGTGATTACCGTTATTTGACTCAAGAAGAAATTGATTCGATCTGGAATTAA
- a CDS encoding Bcr/CflA family multidrug efflux MFS transporter, which produces MTEKVQSAPQSQLSFLLFIVLGAIGALTPLAIDMYLPAMPAIAKDLGVAPGAVQITLTAYTAGFAIGQLIHGPLSDSFGRRPVLILGVFFFGLAAVVSATTNGIDALTYVRTAQGFAGAAAAVIIQAVVRDMFEREDFARTMSFVTLVITIAPLVAPMIGGHFAIWFGWRSIFWVLAIFAVVVISLVFWKIPETLKPENRQPLRFRTTLRNYARLCSSSEALGLMLAGAFSFSGMFAFLTAGSFVYIDIYGVRPDYFGYLFGLNIVAMIIMTSINGRLVKKVGSHAMLRFGLSVQLLAGIGLLVAWLLDLGLWGTVPFVVLFIGTLSTIGSNAMALLLSGYPSMAGTASSLAGTLRFGMGSLIGAFVAALPGDVAWPMLIVMFACAVLSALFYWTLGRKA; this is translated from the coding sequence ATGACAGAAAAAGTTCAAAGTGCTCCGCAATCCCAACTCTCCTTTTTACTATTCATCGTTCTTGGGGCGATTGGTGCACTTACTCCGCTTGCCATTGATATGTATTTGCCTGCGATGCCTGCGATTGCGAAAGATCTCGGTGTCGCTCCTGGCGCGGTGCAAATTACATTAACGGCATATACCGCAGGCTTTGCGATCGGACAGTTAATCCACGGCCCGCTTTCAGATAGTTTTGGACGCAGACCGGTTCTTATTTTAGGTGTGTTTTTCTTTGGATTAGCGGCAGTCGTGAGTGCGACTACAAATGGCATTGACGCTCTTACTTATGTTCGTACCGCGCAAGGCTTTGCGGGTGCGGCAGCGGCGGTCATTATCCAGGCGGTCGTTCGCGACATGTTTGAACGTGAAGACTTCGCCCGCACTATGTCTTTTGTCACTCTAGTTATCACAATCGCGCCGTTAGTTGCGCCGATGATTGGCGGGCACTTTGCGATCTGGTTTGGATGGCGATCGATTTTCTGGGTACTGGCGATATTTGCCGTTGTGGTTATTTCTCTCGTATTTTGGAAGATTCCGGAAACATTAAAACCAGAAAATCGTCAACCTTTACGTTTTCGTACGACACTAAGAAACTACGCTCGTTTATGTTCTAGCTCAGAAGCGTTGGGCCTGATGTTAGCTGGCGCATTTTCATTCTCTGGAATGTTTGCTTTCCTTACCGCGGGCTCATTTGTCTATATTGATATATACGGTGTTCGACCTGACTACTTTGGTTACTTGTTTGGTCTGAATATTGTGGCGATGATCATCATGACCAGCATTAACGGACGCTTGGTGAAAAAAGTGGGGTCGCATGCCATGCTTCGTTTTGGCCTGTCGGTTCAGCTTTTGGCTGGTATTGGTTTGTTAGTGGCTTGGTTGTTGGATTTAGGCTTATGGGGCACGGTACCTTTTGTTGTGCTCTTTATTGGTACGTTATCGACGATTGGCAGTAACGCTATGGCACTACTTTTAAGTGGTTACCCATCAATGGCTGGTACCGCATCGTCACTGGCGGGCACATTAAGGTTCGGCATGGGGTCGTTGATTGGTGCGTTTGTGGCGGCACTTCCGGGTGACGTTGCATGGCCAATGCTCATTGTTATGTTTGCTTGTGCAGTGCTGTCTGCACTGTTTTATTGGACTTTAGGAAGAAAGGCGTAA
- a CDS encoding DUF2913 family protein, with the protein MSDYTKEIQNLVNSALADLDTEHRSGKLANAPVANNHYLVRWVTKALKSQNFGRVVGDDLTRWQKAGRSKGNDSGLLFIFKRISAYYAQFFPEGEEAKVIKDSDIEAFLDVMEQAGWEVSTSEQLVGCGKVQIFTEGQNSLALCADQCESCFDGELLVKPMSWFVRGNHAEFVEKASQAGFMVHKVTDYKSMVKYHGEYLIFPANEGNQLAEIPLSFQA; encoded by the coding sequence ATGTCGGATTACACCAAAGAAATTCAGAATCTGGTTAACTCAGCGTTGGCAGATTTGGACACGGAACATCGCTCAGGTAAGCTGGCGAATGCGCCTGTGGCTAACAACCATTACTTGGTGCGTTGGGTAACAAAAGCACTGAAATCGCAAAATTTTGGCCGAGTAGTGGGTGATGATTTGACCCGCTGGCAAAAAGCGGGGCGTTCAAAGGGTAACGATTCAGGCTTGTTGTTTATCTTTAAACGTATCTCAGCCTATTACGCCCAGTTCTTCCCTGAAGGCGAAGAAGCCAAAGTGATTAAAGACTCTGATATTGAAGCCTTTTTGGATGTCATGGAGCAAGCGGGCTGGGAAGTGTCTACCTCTGAGCAATTAGTAGGATGCGGCAAGGTTCAGATATTTACCGAAGGTCAAAACTCATTAGCACTTTGTGCAGACCAATGTGAAAGCTGTTTTGATGGTGAGTTACTGGTTAAACCGATGAGTTGGTTTGTGCGCGGTAATCATGCTGAGTTTGTCGAAAAAGCATCGCAGGCGGGCTTTATGGTCCACAAGGTAACAGATTATAAATCGATGGTGAAATACCACGGCGAATACCTAATATTTCCTGCGAATGAAGGCAATCAATTAGCTGAAATTCCTCTCAGCTTTCAGGCATAA
- a CDS encoding MtrB/PioB family decaheme-associated outer membrane protein codes for MKLSKICIAISLALSLQVHAEDYSLQNSQEADTSRWNCTDCSSDGLWSGDVSVGVGYLDNDGSTRFYNWNPPLHGTSSDNKHLNASLNADIERYEDDGFYNRLLVDDLGLQRFLIQWEIGEYDGFRLVTSYSETPYYWNRSSLSAYQGSDNVLTSGALSKYDHEVTRDTFKFELKYTPKSPWQPYASMKHERKEGTTSLYSSTIPGYGSGPGFIPKAVDHETLNTQVGMSYVEDLWLVDVAYRGSFFRNDMSALYYGDTSDPYANQLSNEPDNDFHQLAVSGNYRVNQQTFNGRILWSQATSEGGLLPFALSPSNSNTFHGETSTWQVSGDYHNKLSRDTALKVSADYSDKDDKSDRNDVVGATRESYDRTKTKLEASVTHRLNSDIRLNAGYDYTHDKREYADRKSIDEQSLHFGARYRPEAPWQLGGKLSYSFRDGSSWRNSSSDSPNLRQYYLADKNRIELRGDGSYDISENVQLLAEAWYGNDDYDKPDIGLSEGEDYGYDLSVNFNLAEGLNGHVFYNQQIIRSEQQQANSDVVGWDRYKTKLKDDVTTVGFGVSKDGLLEDKLTLSLDYSYSQADSKSSTTASGYQYPDNEYKSSRLEGVADYEISDNQSVQFNVRYEDYSEDDYLFNNEVSNMGDVLQDYNGIYGGVYWKYRF; via the coding sequence ATGAAACTATCAAAAATCTGTATTGCTATTTCCCTTGCTTTATCTCTACAAGTACACGCAGAGGATTATTCGCTGCAGAATAGCCAAGAGGCTGATACCAGCCGCTGGAATTGTACTGACTGTAGTAGCGATGGTTTGTGGAGTGGTGATGTCAGTGTGGGCGTCGGTTATCTCGATAACGACGGTTCAACACGATTCTATAACTGGAATCCACCTCTTCATGGCACTAGTTCAGACAACAAGCACCTAAATGCAAGCCTGAATGCGGATATTGAACGCTATGAAGATGATGGCTTCTACAATCGCTTACTTGTTGACGACTTAGGGCTACAACGCTTCTTGATTCAATGGGAAATTGGAGAGTATGACGGTTTTCGTTTGGTAACAAGTTACAGCGAAACGCCCTACTACTGGAATCGCTCATCATTAAGTGCCTACCAAGGGAGTGACAACGTACTCACGAGTGGAGCTTTGAGCAAATATGATCACGAAGTTACCCGTGATACCTTCAAGTTTGAGCTCAAGTACACGCCTAAATCACCTTGGCAACCCTATGCATCGATGAAACATGAGCGTAAAGAAGGCACAACGTCCCTCTATTCATCGACCATACCGGGTTATGGCAGCGGCCCCGGATTCATTCCTAAGGCCGTCGACCATGAGACACTCAATACCCAAGTCGGTATGAGCTACGTAGAAGATCTCTGGTTGGTTGATGTTGCCTATCGCGGTTCCTTCTTCCGCAATGACATGTCAGCGCTCTACTATGGCGATACTTCAGACCCGTATGCGAACCAACTTTCTAACGAACCTGACAACGATTTTCATCAGCTGGCTGTGTCCGGTAATTATCGCGTGAACCAACAAACCTTCAATGGCCGGATTTTATGGTCACAAGCTACATCTGAAGGAGGTTTACTACCATTTGCGTTGTCCCCTTCTAACTCAAATACATTTCACGGTGAAACCAGTACTTGGCAAGTCAGTGGGGATTATCACAACAAACTATCACGTGATACCGCTCTGAAAGTGTCTGCTGATTACTCCGACAAAGACGACAAGTCTGATAGAAACGATGTGGTTGGCGCAACGCGCGAAAGCTATGACCGCACCAAAACAAAACTGGAAGCCTCGGTCACTCATCGCCTCAACAGCGATATCAGATTGAACGCGGGCTATGACTACACGCACGACAAACGAGAGTACGCTGATCGTAAAAGTATTGATGAGCAAAGTTTGCATTTCGGAGCTCGTTATCGTCCAGAAGCGCCATGGCAATTAGGCGGAAAATTATCCTACTCATTCCGAGATGGATCTTCTTGGCGAAATTCAAGTAGCGACTCGCCTAACTTACGACAATACTACTTAGCCGATAAAAACCGCATAGAATTACGCGGAGACGGTAGTTACGACATCTCTGAAAACGTACAACTCCTCGCAGAAGCCTGGTACGGCAACGATGATTATGACAAACCTGACATTGGCCTGAGTGAGGGTGAAGACTACGGTTATGATTTAAGTGTCAATTTCAACCTCGCTGAGGGCTTGAATGGACATGTGTTCTATAACCAACAAATCATTCGCTCAGAACAGCAACAAGCAAATTCGGATGTCGTTGGATGGGATAGATACAAAACAAAACTGAAAGACGATGTCACCACCGTTGGCTTTGGGGTCAGTAAAGACGGACTTCTTGAAGACAAGTTAACCCTCTCTCTGGACTACAGCTATAGTCAGGCAGACAGTAAATCGTCAACAACGGCCAGCGGGTATCAGTATCCGGACAATGAATACAAATCATCGCGTCTTGAAGGTGTTGCAGATTATGAAATCTCAGACAATCAAAGCGTTCAATTCAATGTTCGTTACGAAGATTACTCTGAAGATGATTACCTCTTCAATAATGAAGTAAGTAACATGGGTGACGTTCTGCAAGACTACAACGGCATCTATGGCGGCGTTTATTGGAAGTATCGCTTCTAG
- a CDS encoding DmsE family decaheme c-type cytochrome, with translation MRAIIQRWLVVLILGFGVISSVNSEDVTEPEAEPEAATLSREEIQTILDTKFSEGKYSRRGPDGCLRCHDDTSDKPATGIFDNVHGKAANIHGPMNDKQCEACHGPANNHERNPRKGQVREPMITFGPNSPVPVEKQNSVCLSCHQDAKRSTWHSSEHAFEGLSCSSCHQLHQKDDPMMVAELQADKCTDCHIKAKSDIHKRSSHPVLDGVMTCSNCHNPHQTINEASLNWSSINDTCYECHAEKRGPNLWEHEPVTEDCTTCHSPHGSVNKAMLNKRLPMLCQECHRVPHANVAMPENDLKVRGGSCMNCHTQVHGSNHPRGQTLRY, from the coding sequence ATGAGAGCAATCATTCAGCGGTGGTTAGTGGTGTTAATACTCGGGTTTGGGGTAATTTCTTCGGTGAACTCTGAAGACGTGACCGAGCCCGAGGCAGAACCTGAAGCAGCAACCTTATCGAGAGAAGAGATACAGACCATACTGGATACGAAGTTTTCTGAAGGGAAATACTCTCGTCGTGGTCCTGATGGCTGTCTACGATGCCATGATGACACGTCTGATAAGCCTGCTACGGGTATTTTCGATAATGTACATGGTAAAGCTGCCAATATTCACGGACCAATGAACGATAAGCAGTGTGAGGCGTGCCATGGTCCGGCGAATAACCATGAACGTAATCCTCGTAAAGGCCAAGTAAGGGAGCCAATGATCACCTTTGGTCCTAACTCCCCTGTTCCTGTAGAGAAACAAAATAGCGTGTGTTTGTCGTGCCACCAAGATGCTAAACGTTCTACTTGGCACAGCAGTGAGCACGCTTTTGAAGGCCTATCGTGCTCGAGCTGTCACCAGTTGCATCAAAAGGACGATCCTATGATGGTTGCTGAGTTGCAAGCGGATAAATGTACAGATTGCCATATTAAGGCCAAATCTGACATTCACAAACGCAGCAGTCACCCGGTTCTGGATGGCGTAATGACCTGTTCGAATTGTCACAACCCACACCAGACAATCAACGAAGCGAGCCTCAACTGGTCATCAATTAATGACACCTGCTATGAGTGTCACGCGGAAAAACGCGGTCCAAACTTATGGGAACATGAACCCGTCACGGAAGATTGTACAACCTGTCACTCTCCTCACGGTTCAGTTAATAAAGCCATGTTAAACAAACGTCTACCAATGCTATGTCAGGAGTGTCACCGCGTTCCTCATGCTAACGTTGCGATGCCTGAAAACGACTTGAAGGTTCGTGGTGGTAGCTGTATGAACTGCCATACTCAAGTGCATGGCTCTAATCACCCACGCGGTCAGACGCTAAGATATTAA
- a CDS encoding OmcA/MtrC family decaheme c-type cytochrome — protein MNNIKLLFITTLAMLMAACGPGGKNDQNTPPPDVSSFSVEIEKPMLMSSDSGTETKLVVDFNVLDGAGRDYTFDTDKDFRIAVLKAMPARSDVEDTSDPAYDYNGRNGNTFWKSFHHSSDASNNRASMESVWDGDLEKTDDGYRYTFAITDILKVADPYPADSADNDGYISWDENKLHRIVFAYGDQEVGFTHVYEWVPGTSSDSTVTRNVIEDGTCANCHMNEPLHHGPGYRSIDNNIAVCTSCHNDSNPGAAPARRPLAAVVHQYHGNVFKLGSDRNDLTTYKQPVDDSEQLVTDIDGLVVEGSPFPQDARNCTTCHSSDTAKASDANNWFEHPTQVACETCHLFRDRGAHANQVGTAWIRDGSPQNTCTGCHRPYERDENGDPIIGEDASRSAKTVHMMRLANLSTARDTLDVSIEQARFIDDSFEVQVRIMKDGVGISSMADIRPYINNDDHFYLLLNWDNGEGPLLSYLSPLTFSSPSPLPTVDLNMYGDGAVGDGCVAEGDGMFTCHKDLSASDIKPTSTSKLTVNIADVPLCADRREGVLSECVNFTGIDLIKSPFMIAANNTSSAFGIGGVEIPHSLPMGADIESCNGCHKELTIHADSHAATDFQQCKNCHNSERPSFYTGIPADLKYHVHSYHAFGSHRNGEAVFPGAINNCESCHTSSQFNLPSQENTRPSLAMNTAGETKYFSPALVACGACHLESALADADPETVAGDAILSHMINNGAVFGADTAAEAMGSEQCSTCHAIGQSQGVDKVHKVYDYR, from the coding sequence ATGAACAATATAAAACTACTTTTCATCACAACCCTTGCCATGTTAATGGCCGCATGTGGTCCAGGCGGTAAAAATGATCAAAATACCCCTCCGCCAGATGTCAGTTCATTCAGCGTCGAAATCGAAAAGCCGATGCTTATGTCCTCCGACAGTGGTACTGAAACAAAGTTGGTGGTTGACTTTAACGTTCTGGACGGCGCGGGGCGTGACTACACGTTCGACACCGATAAAGACTTTAGAATCGCGGTGTTAAAAGCAATGCCGGCACGCAGTGACGTTGAAGATACTAGTGACCCCGCATACGACTATAACGGGCGAAACGGCAATACTTTCTGGAAAAGTTTCCATCACTCCAGTGATGCCTCAAATAACAGAGCATCAATGGAGAGTGTTTGGGATGGCGATTTAGAGAAAACAGACGACGGCTATCGTTACACCTTTGCAATTACAGACATTTTGAAAGTCGCCGATCCGTATCCTGCCGATTCCGCTGATAATGACGGGTACATTAGCTGGGATGAAAATAAGTTGCACCGAATCGTGTTCGCTTATGGCGACCAAGAAGTCGGTTTTACCCATGTTTATGAGTGGGTACCAGGTACCAGTTCAGACAGCACTGTAACGAGAAATGTCATTGAAGACGGAACCTGTGCGAATTGTCATATGAACGAACCCCTCCACCATGGTCCGGGTTATCGTTCAATCGACAACAACATCGCCGTTTGTACGTCTTGTCACAACGACAGTAACCCAGGTGCGGCACCCGCTCGACGACCACTTGCGGCCGTTGTACACCAATATCACGGCAACGTATTTAAACTTGGCAGTGACAGAAATGACCTGACTACGTACAAGCAGCCTGTTGATGACAGTGAGCAGTTAGTCACTGACATAGACGGTCTTGTCGTTGAGGGCAGCCCATTCCCACAAGATGCGCGCAACTGTACGACTTGTCACTCGAGTGACACAGCAAAAGCATCGGATGCAAACAACTGGTTTGAACACCCAACCCAAGTTGCCTGTGAAACCTGTCACTTGTTCCGTGATCGCGGAGCTCATGCAAATCAAGTTGGTACAGCATGGATTCGAGACGGTTCCCCTCAAAATACTTGTACCGGATGTCATCGCCCTTATGAGCGTGACGAAAATGGCGACCCAATCATTGGCGAAGACGCAAGCAGAAGCGCTAAAACGGTTCACATGATGCGTCTGGCAAACCTATCAACCGCCAGAGACACGTTAGACGTCTCGATTGAACAAGCGCGTTTCATTGATGATAGCTTCGAAGTTCAAGTACGCATCATGAAAGACGGTGTGGGTATAAGCTCGATGGCTGACATTAGGCCTTATATCAATAATGACGATCACTTCTATCTTCTTCTTAACTGGGATAACGGTGAAGGACCTCTATTGTCATATTTAAGTCCGTTAACTTTCTCGTCACCATCGCCGCTCCCAACCGTTGATCTGAACATGTATGGAGACGGTGCGGTTGGCGATGGCTGTGTTGCAGAAGGTGATGGTATGTTCACCTGTCACAAAGACCTCAGTGCTTCTGATATCAAACCAACCAGCACTTCGAAACTGACTGTCAACATTGCAGATGTACCTCTATGTGCTGACAGAAGAGAAGGCGTGCTAAGTGAGTGTGTCAACTTTACCGGCATTGATCTAATCAAGAGCCCGTTCATGATTGCAGCAAATAACACGTCATCAGCCTTCGGCATTGGTGGTGTGGAAATTCCTCATAGTCTTCCAATGGGCGCGGATATTGAGAGCTGTAACGGTTGTCATAAAGAGCTGACAATCCACGCTGACTCCCATGCGGCGACTGATTTCCAGCAATGTAAAAATTGCCATAACTCAGAACGTCCATCTTTTTACACAGGTATACCGGCAGATCTGAAATACCACGTGCACTCGTATCATGCGTTTGGGTCTCATCGTAATGGTGAGGCGGTATTCCCAGGAGCAATTAACAATTGTGAATCTTGCCATACATCGTCTCAATTTAACCTGCCAAGTCAGGAAAATACGCGCCCATCATTGGCGATGAATACAGCAGGTGAAACAAAATACTTCAGCCCGGCTCTAGTGGCCTGTGGTGCATGTCACCTTGAATCAGCGCTCGCTGACGCAGATCCAGAAACTGTAGCTGGTGATGCAATACTGAGCCATATGATAAATAACGGCGCAGTCTTTGGTGCTGACACAGCAGCAGAAGCGATGGGTTCTGAGCAATGTTCGACATGTCACGCTATCGGGCAGTCTCAGGGCGTAGATAAGGTTCACAAGGTATATGACTACCGTTGA
- a CDS encoding c-type cytochrome — translation MCSSLTKITQALTLITANFLLVSSVQASAPELIERLECEACHGPGGVSTNTNIPSIAGLPEFNFTDQMLQYAEGRPADTVKHVYGDTSKSGDMATIVKSLSEEEVEELAAHYSQLAFVRAKQDFDQSLADKGKMIHEKNCDSCHVDGGSDPMDETSILAGQQKGYLLTTLKQFHSGARSVDKKMDSAVKGLSEDDLVALSEYYASFQ, via the coding sequence ATGTGTTCTTCTTTGACAAAAATAACTCAAGCGTTGACGTTGATTACAGCAAACTTTCTTCTGGTTTCGTCAGTGCAAGCATCCGCTCCAGAATTAATCGAGCGTTTGGAATGTGAGGCATGCCATGGACCGGGTGGGGTATCGACAAATACCAATATTCCTTCTATTGCGGGCTTACCTGAATTTAATTTCACTGACCAAATGTTGCAGTACGCAGAAGGTAGACCTGCTGATACCGTTAAGCATGTTTATGGTGATACGAGCAAAAGTGGTGACATGGCGACTATTGTGAAATCGCTTTCCGAAGAAGAAGTGGAAGAGTTAGCTGCACACTATTCACAGCTTGCGTTTGTTCGTGCGAAACAGGACTTCGATCAGTCACTGGCTGATAAAGGGAAAATGATTCACGAGAAAAATTGCGACAGCTGTCATGTGGATGGAGGCAGCGATCCGATGGATGAAACCTCGATTCTGGCAGGCCAGCAAAAAGGCTACTTGCTAACCACGCTCAAGCAGTTTCATAGCGGTGCACGTTCTGTAGATAAGAAAATGGATAGCGCTGTTAAAGGGTTAAGTGAAGACGATTTGGTTGCACTGTCTGAATATTACGCGAGTTTCCAATAA